Proteins from one Staphylococcus saprophyticus subsp. saprophyticus ATCC 15305 = NCTC 7292 genomic window:
- a CDS encoding peptidylprolyl isomerase PrsA: protein MKTFKKVLLPVTASALLLGACGNSATDSKEDTIISSKAGDVKVEDVMNKMGDEQIANTSFSIMLNKLLADKYKDDVNTKDIDKEVEKEQKQYGGKDQFESMLKQQKMSIGDYKEQKKLQAYQKELLNDKVSMSDKEIKENTKKGSHILIKVKENKDDKEGLSDKEAKAKAEKIQKEVEKHPDKFGEIAKKESMDKASAKKDGSLGYVVKGQMEDKFEKALFKLKEGKVSDVVKTDYGYHIIKADKENDFDKEKGKLKAQLIQTKIQKDPKLLTDAYKELLDEYKVDYKDRDIKKAIEDSILDPEKIKQQQQQQQQQQSMQQSGAGMSTGQ, encoded by the coding sequence ATGAAAACATTTAAAAAAGTTTTACTTCCTGTTACAGCTAGTGCATTGTTATTAGGCGCATGTGGTAACAGTGCAACAGATTCAAAAGAAGATACAATTATTTCTTCAAAAGCTGGCGACGTTAAAGTCGAAGATGTTATGAACAAGATGGGTGATGAGCAAATTGCTAATACATCATTCTCAATCATGTTAAACAAATTGCTTGCTGATAAATATAAAGACGATGTAAATACAAAAGATATTGATAAAGAAGTTGAAAAAGAACAAAAACAATATGGTGGCAAAGATCAATTTGAAAGTATGTTAAAACAACAAAAAATGTCTATAGGCGATTATAAAGAACAGAAAAAATTACAAGCTTATCAAAAAGAACTACTTAATGATAAAGTGAGTATGTCTGACAAAGAAATTAAAGAAAATACCAAAAAAGGCTCTCACATTCTAATTAAAGTTAAAGAAAATAAAGATGATAAAGAAGGCTTATCTGATAAAGAAGCTAAAGCAAAAGCTGAAAAAATCCAAAAAGAAGTTGAAAAACACCCAGATAAATTTGGAGAAATTGCTAAAAAAGAATCAATGGATAAAGCCTCTGCTAAAAAAGATGGTAGCTTAGGTTATGTCGTCAAAGGTCAAATGGAAGACAAATTTGAAAAAGCATTATTCAAACTTAAAGAAGGTAAAGTATCTGACGTAGTTAAAACAGATTACGGTTACCATATTATCAAAGCAGATAAAGAAAATGACTTTGATAAAGAAAAAGGCAAATTAAAAGCACAATTAATTCAAACTAAAATTCAAAAAGATCCTAAGCTTTTAACTGACGCTTATAAAGAATTATTAGATGAATATAAAGTTGATTATAAAGATAGAGATATTAAAAAAGCGATTGAAGACTCAATATTAGATCCAGAAAAAATCAAACAACAGCAGCAACAACAACAGCAACAACAATCTATGCAACAAAGTGGTGCTGGCATGTCAACTGGACAATAA